The following coding sequences lie in one Rhodohalobacter barkolensis genomic window:
- a CDS encoding OsmC family protein, with product MADPATIKNAFERNRKAVKLKPNLGKSTAVTKVRLFDGTTCEVEHKHWSFKVDIGKSEGGNDAGPGPGILERGALGSCLAIAYSQQAALKNVPIDRLEIIIESDMDARGMLGIDDRSPGFKKLRYKVFIESPAEESEIMEVIEIADKISPVLDDFKRAIPVSREVILREKEMQE from the coding sequence ATGGCTGATCCTGCGACAATTAAAAATGCGTTTGAGCGAAATCGAAAAGCAGTAAAGTTGAAACCAAATCTTGGTAAAAGCACGGCAGTAACTAAAGTTCGTTTATTTGATGGTACAACATGTGAAGTGGAGCATAAACACTGGTCATTTAAAGTGGATATTGGCAAGTCCGAAGGTGGAAATGATGCGGGGCCCGGACCCGGTATATTGGAAAGAGGAGCCTTGGGAAGTTGTTTAGCCATTGCCTATTCACAGCAGGCAGCTTTAAAGAATGTGCCCATTGATCGACTGGAAATTATCATTGAGTCTGATATGGATGCCCGAGGAATGCTGGGTATAGATGATCGGTCACCCGGATTCAAAAAGTTGAGATATAAAGTATTTATCGAGAGCCCTGCTGAAGAAAGTGAAATTATGGAGGTGATTGAAATAGCTGACAAAATTAGCCCGGTGTTAGATGACTTCAAAAGAGCAATACCAGTAAGTAGAGAGGTGATTTTAAGGGAAAAAGAGATGCAGGAATAA
- a CDS encoding class I SAM-dependent methyltransferase yields the protein MEPRLQRRVQRYGWDKASGFYEDSWKEQLKPAQDKLMEMIDLRPGEKVLETACGTGLVTERIAKTVEPDGKVIATDLSAGMLELAESRVSGNGYGHVEFNRMDAENLDMDGERFDVAISALGLMYVPDPVASLREKYRVLKPGGRLAIAVWGERKNCGWADIFPIVDKRVNSDVCPMFFQQGTGNTLNYSMKKAGFEPVWIERMNVNLHYKNDEHAILAAFAGGPVALAYQKFDEKTRHEAHNEYLNSISQFKNGNGYDIPGEFVVGKGVK from the coding sequence ATGGAGCCTAGATTACAAAGACGAGTACAGCGTTACGGTTGGGATAAAGCCTCAGGATTTTATGAAGATTCATGGAAAGAGCAGCTTAAACCAGCTCAAGATAAATTAATGGAGATGATTGACTTGAGGCCGGGTGAAAAAGTATTAGAAACGGCTTGTGGAACAGGATTGGTAACAGAGAGAATAGCGAAAACTGTAGAACCCGACGGTAAGGTAATAGCAACGGATTTATCAGCTGGAATGCTTGAACTGGCTGAATCAAGAGTGAGTGGTAATGGATACGGCCACGTAGAGTTTAACAGAATGGATGCTGAAAATCTCGATATGGATGGTGAACGGTTTGACGTGGCTATCTCGGCACTTGGCCTCATGTATGTACCTGATCCTGTGGCATCCTTAAGAGAGAAGTATAGGGTGCTTAAGCCGGGAGGAAGATTAGCGATTGCTGTTTGGGGTGAACGAAAAAATTGTGGATGGGCTGATATTTTTCCAATTGTAGATAAGAGGGTGAATTCAGATGTTTGTCCGATGTTCTTTCAGCAGGGTACCGGAAACACATTAAATTATTCGATGAAGAAAGCGGGGTTTGAACCTGTTTGGATTGAACGGATGAATGTGAATCTGCACTATAAAAATGATGAACATGCAATACTTGCAGCATTTGCCGGTGGCCCGGTAGCACTTGCATATCAGAAATTTGACGAAAAGACGAGGCACGAAGCCCATAACGAATATCTAAACTCAATATCCCAATTTAAAAATGGAAACGGATACGATATTCCGGGAGAGTTTGTAGTGGGCAAAGGAGTAAAATAA